ctttcgatttggcggtcaataaagacactttcaaaccttcagcagtttgagtccgaatgtagatgcacgctccatacgctcgcatggaagcgtcagcgaaaccatgtatttgaatcgggacttgtggatctgtgttgacgaatcgcgataccttaattttaggcagctgcagaagcgtcgctttaaacgtctcccacgacgtgagcaactgcatcggtagcgactcgtcccaatctaattttcgaagccacagttcctgcaacatctttgcctttgcgaccaaaggacacaagaggccaagtgtgtcgaaaagtcgagcagtcactgACAAAAAATTTCACTTTGACGCGCGAAGATCTAGGAAACAGTCATCCAaccaaaattgaaagtaatcttcaaccggtaaccaaaccacgccaagggtcttggttacgtgtgagtctgccataagtggcattacagcgctatcagatgcggataactctgggcaatttgaaaaccactttgcctattcaaagcctgcctcttgaaagacctgagaaactttgtctcgaaggctttgcaggtcctcaacgcatccggcgccagtcaacaaatcgtcaacataaaaatcattctgaataacctttgcggcttttggatgagttgcttgcgccatctctcctagccgcattaaacaccgaatcgccaaaaagggtgctggcgaagttccatatgtaacggtgttcaacttaaagattttcagggactcagaaggatctcgtctccatactatgagctggaagttacgatcagcttcgtccaccatcacttggcgctacatctttttgacgtcggccgcaagggcaaacttatgcaatctaaaccgaagcagagtcgagtacagctcctcttgaatagttgggcctaccatcaagatgtcattcaacgctacctgcgtagaagtacggctcgatgcatcgaaaactactctcaacttagttgaagtactttgtggccgtaaaacgcattggtgcggaatgaaatagtgcggagtattcggaattttgtcattggtggaagacatgtggcccagtgaaacatattcctccatgaattcaatatacatcttcttcagcgaagggtcctttgacaatttcctttctagcgacaaaaatctacgtttcgcaacttcgtatgacgaaccaagagtatttgggtcagatttaaacggcaaacgaaccgaaaatctaccggacgacaatctttgagtatttttctcaaagtgttgttgacagagttgttgctcaggagtatggactttagccttgggcggcaagtcctccacagaccaaaatttctgcagggttgtgtcaattgactccaacgcttcctcctggcagctgagatgtaccattttttcagcgtttttattattttcagaggcacatctgcctgacactatccagccgagaactgtcttttgtaggatggggaattcaggcccctgctttatctggccaatagataaaagttcaaagaatgtttcagcgccgataagcatatctattttttggggcttgaagaagaatggatctgccaactgaatattttcaggcaccctccacccgctggtgttcaccgcttgatccggatgataaccagaaatatttttcataatccaaaaatcggacgacaattggctgttccctattcgcgacttcacaatcgtgtgtattttttttgtggcttgggcattagttccaccaatgcctcgcaagctcatgcacacgtcctctcttgtaattttgatcctctgagcgagctcgtcggttacaaagtttaattgtgaaccagagtcgagcaacgctcgagctaatacaaactcgccgctttttgtttggacgctcacaacagcagttgcaagaatgactcgatccgatgcattcgcatgcaaaacatgcgaagtggatggagactcctccatgagcgtgggctgagaaggaggtggcaacgcgagatttgtgtttggggcatatatatgtagcaaagtgtgatgtgaggaattgcacactctacatctgttcgatttgcattttttgaccgtgtgaccctttcttaaacagttaatgcataagggtgctcttttagcgaaatcgaatctttgctgaactgtcagggctgcgaaggaagcgcagtttccaatctgatgttcagctgagttgcaatacatgcattgaacagagtcgttcctggcagcgacaaacgaaaaactcctatttccattcttcttagggttagattgggcctgctgaacagttttgggcttggaagcctcttctgctaccatgtgttggtatcgcctgttgagggccgcctcacattcgctccaaagtggaagcgaagtataatctaactgtttcttcccattttcttttagttcctgcatcgaccttgctcattaccagatgtattaaaatggcattagtaatgcgtctatcatccccaatagacagcaaggagtcatacaaggctgtgaccgtgtcgatgagggttctcaaggctgtagctgaaggctgggaaattttttgcaaattaaaaagtgtcgatatgttgtcaaaaaaaataagacaatcattatcgtacacccgcttcaggctagcaagggctttgggataattttccgcagtgacttggaaggccctaactgttcctaaagcgtctccagctaaacacgaaattaaatgattgaatttttcaatatcgtgtaaagtgtcatctttgtcaacgaaagtttcgaaaaggcttataaaatttttaaattcggagtgttttccgctaaaagttgggagtgcaacgctcggcagacggcattgaggcgggcgatttgctggcggagcggatttctcgatattattttgtttggacttatttaaaattgaaatcagcaatgactttgtcattacggccctctcttccaactcttcgcggtatacatcttttgtatctttcacttctatttggttttgcaaaagtgaagcattttcaatgtgcgtatttagaatctctaatcgacactcaagctcgaccggatttatagataatttagcttcttttaagtggcgataagttcggttaatacttttcatgcaaacatctcgttgatgtttaagctcttcgatatccttagttgccattgcgtttatttgtatttatttagttggtatcgaagaggtgttaaatatttatttttattaaattatttatttttttttttttgttaaataataaaataatatcaacgatcgcacacggtgtaagggagctaagtgccgagagaattacagcgaaaaatctaaatagggtttttatattttttttttatataaaccctgcgacagtatatgccgcacgcacgcactgtaggggagttaccgctcaagctcaagcgtaccgacaaaacgaacaaacgtttaggcagaccgaaaattgcactgctgcagcgatcgagaacaaaaacgacaaaagataactcgaaatagcggcagcggtgtcggtgtgcgtgtgtatgtgtacgcggctagcggttcttcctatgcagatgctaacggagaatgatacactgaccgataactaagggcaacgaatatataagcctgatgccaaaatgcgcgcaaaattatgaaaagcgcggaaaattggaaaagcgcgggaaaattctgaaaagcgcgggaaatgttcgtacaaactgcagcgaaagttattgccgctaattttctgagagcttcaatttttacaatttgcactttttttttttttcagctatttttatttataccctaaattggtgctcactacgacgaaagttgggggaattaagttcgcactaattgggtcgacgacgagtattttattgcttgttctttggccaaagcgattcacatataattcgaaatagattatgtttattgtagaattttggttgttagtacatgcaaatttttatttcttggttagaatgctcactatctaccgatttttacacgaatgcaaaaagttgaaagatgggccaaaacacaattgacaaaacgccacagattaactttcaacttttggcactctatacctggatggccgacttgataattgcaacttcctttttgtcttccatttggcggcagcagcaaattgagcaattaaaattgccgaaacgtcaggcgcaacttcaagaacggcagaaaatttccagcgacgaaatttttgaatttaatttgttggccgaaccgacacgaataaattggttgttgttggtattgtttatagttttcaccgacaaaaaaaattaaaactcgcgaactctactgctgatcacgtcggggtcaccatgaaaaatttaatactattttgtattaacaacgcgaaaactttgtgaacgcagtagttcgagacgattttaatttgcgaaaaattgtgaaactatgtcgaaagcgcgacgaaaaggagtggctacgatgatgttcgattgatcactgactattatatttcaataatttctcttagaacctaacttatgctacggtggcgagagacggggcgaattcgcaagagcgaacagacgaaagctttattggctcccgctctcgccctacaactagtgatttaaatacaagcgctgagtgcgcaaacactcACGGAGGGACCGAAACCCTTATCAAACAGCACATTAGGCATCACCTTCTGGAGGCGTTTGCCTTCAACCACctacaggccacatccctacgaatcaacataaccagcggtCCAGTCACCCTATCGGCTGTGTATTGTCCCCCACGATTTAATATATCAGAGAGTGAATTATTTGGCTTTTACAACTCATTGGGTAACTGTATTATAGCTGCAGGTGACTATAATGCGAAACACCACTACTGGGGCTCTCGCCTTATTAACCCCAAAGGATGCCAATTATACAATGCTATTATCAAACCCAgtaataagctagattttTATTCACCAGGTACTCCTACATAgattttgctgtaactaggagagtgccatccaggctgatacatgttgaaaccctggcggaactgtcatctgaccactcgcctgttttactctgtctatctgaacatccaAAATTTCTAACATCCaatacaacaaactggctaaagtataaaaaatatataagctcacactttgaaatcgaacctaaaatctcctgtgaagctgatattgaaaACTCACTCAAACATGTAATGGATGTAAAGTCCTCTGCTG
The DNA window shown above is from Drosophila gunungcola strain Sukarami chromosome Y unlocalized genomic scaffold, Dgunungcola_SK_2 000041F, whole genome shotgun sequence and carries:
- the LOC128261177 gene encoding uncharacterized protein LOC128261177; the protein is MQELKENGKKQLDYTSLPLWSECEAALNRRYQHMVAEEASKPKTVQQAQSNPKKNGNRSFSFVAARNDSVQCMYCNSAEHQIGNCASFAALTVQQRFDFAKRAPLCINCLRKGHTVKKCKSNRCRVCNSSHHTLLHIYAPNTNLALPPPSQPTLMEESPSTSHVLHANASDRVILATAVVSVQTKSGEFVLARALLDSGSQLNFVTDELAQRIKITREDVCMSLRGIGGTNAQATKKIHTIVKSRIGNSQLSSDFWIMKNISGYHPDQAVNTSGWRVPENIQLADPFFFKPQKIDMLIGAETFFELLSIGQIKQGPEFPILQKTVLGWIVSGRCASENNKNAEKMVHLSCQEEALESIDTTLQKFWSVEDLPPKAKVHTPEQQLCQQHFEKNTQRLSSGRFSVRLPFKSDPNTLGSSYEVAKRRFLSLERKLSKDPSLKKMYIEFMEEYVSLGHMSSTNDKIPNTPHYFIPHQCVLRPQSTSTKLRVVFDASSRTSTQVALNDILMVGPTIQEELYSTLLRFRLHKFALAADVKKM